The Pseudomonadota bacterium region TCTCCGCCGCCTCTCGGGCTCTTCCAGGAAGTTGTCGCGAGTCGAGACCTTGCGGCCGCTCCTCTTCTCCAGATCGCGGCGGGCGTTTCCCGCGACCGTGCCGCCTTCCCGCGCGACCCGCTTGTTCGGCAAGAACCCCTGCGCGTCCTTCTTCCGGGCGATTTCCGTGGTTGACGCCTCGCCGAGCATCGTGAAGATGAGCTCGAGATCGGTCATGTGGTCGCGGAGATTGTCGCCCGGGTTCGCCAGCGACTTGTGCTCGCGGTATTCCGACGGCGTCATCCCGAAGGTGGCCCTGCTGATCTCGGCCGTGAGGATGGCGTACTCGACCTGCTCCTTGACGCCGCGTTTCTTCCATTCATCGGTCAGCTCGTCGCGCACGGCGATGCCGCGCATCCGTTTTTCTATCCAGGCGTCGGAGTAGCCCTTCTGGCGGTAGATCTCGCGCATTCTCTGCGAAGCGATTTCCGGGTTCTCGATCTCCTGGAGCCGCTCGTGGCCCACCTTGGCCAACCACAACTTGAACGGCTCGGCCTTTGGCGACGGAACCGACTGGATGAGGCGCAGGAGCTGCTCCGCGTCCGCGGCGCCGGTCATACGCTGTTTGCCGTCCGCGGCCGTCATCTTGAAAGCGTGACAATTCGTCACGGTTTCATTTCCCTCTTTCTTAAGGCGTTCCTTGAGCTTTCTCCAATAGGCGGCCGGATCGATGCTCTCCGAGAGGATCCCGACGACATCGACGATGGCGAAGTACCACTTCCCATCCTCTTCGTTCCAGACTCGACGGACCTTCTTCTCCTCGAACAGAACCAGGTCGGCCATGCGACGCTCCCTTTTGAAACGAATCGACAGTACCTCCGCTCAGTCCGGGTGTCGACATCCGGATCCGAGCCTCTTTGACGCGGCCCACGCGTTCGGCTAACGTGCAACGCCATGAGCGAGAACGTCTACGACACCCTCAAGCGGCGCGGCTTCGTGAAGCAGTGCACGGACGAGGGCGCCGTGCGCGCGCGCTTCGAGGAAGGCCCCGTCACCGCGTACATCGGGTTCGATCCCACGGCGCGCAGCCTGCACGTCGGCAGCCTCGTGCCCATCATGGGGCTCGTGCACCTCGAACGCGCCGGCCACGCGCCGATCGCGCTCGTCGGCGGCGGGACCGGCCTCATCGGGGATCCGTCCGGCAAGACCGAGCAGCGGCAGCTCCTGACGCGCGACGATCTCCGCGCGAACTTCGACGCGGTGAAGAAGCAGCTCGGGCGGTTCCTCGACTTCGGCGGCCGGGCGCGGGCGGTCGACAACGCGGAGTGGCTCGAGCCGCTCAACTACGTGACGTTCCTGCGCGACATCGGCCGCCACTTCTCGGTGAACAAGATGCTGTCGTACGAGGCGTACCGCCTGCGCATGGAGAAGGGCCTGAGCTTCCTCGAGTTCAACTACCAGATCTGCCAGG contains the following coding sequences:
- a CDS encoding Bro-N domain-containing protein — encoded protein: MADLVLFEEKKVRRVWNEEDGKWYFAIVDVVGILSESIDPAAYWRKLKERLKKEGNETVTNCHAFKMTAADGKQRMTGAADAEQLLRLIQSVPSPKAEPFKLWLAKVGHERLQEIENPEIASQRMREIYRQKGYSDAWIEKRMRGIAVRDELTDEWKKRGVKEQVEYAILTAEISRATFGMTPSEYREHKSLANPGDNLRDHMTDLELIFTMLGEASTTEIARKKDAQGFLPNKRVAREGGTVAGNARRDLEKRSGRKVSTRDNFLEEPERRRRLTARKAHREK